One window of the Natrinema sp. CBA1119 genome contains the following:
- a CDS encoding lamin tail domain-containing protein — protein sequence MVLIRLGVEWLLSCGCVVHCRFPLRPTRSLHSLLEVGGSTSNYAETADRGAGAFVVVDEGAPIWSASHDVGPGRGAIAADGGTWSTIVTDLATESARLTVYRTPDAVAEPESAPPRDAPPTGEDSAAEDDESSDDTDDSAGDDDDDEDDESPSDPVSLALADYHILGEQASAEYLTLRNTGDGPLELSGWTIRDRRDGGRVGNSASPFEFPRGFTLEPGATVTISTGTGEPTADTLYWGYSGDFQIWHEEGDVVIVRDTSGTVVLEQEIAADQPPDPPGDDPPDEEPDQPTDPPSGDEPDDPTESPTGEPADGPANPPVDDTADPPTTSGGADGAEPNRTDGA from the coding sequence ATGGTACTTATACGCTTGGGAGTCGAGTGGCTGCTGTCGTGCGGTTGCGTCGTCCATTGTCGGTTTCCTCTCCGACCTACTCGCTCGCTTCACTCGCTCCTTGAGGTCGGAGGCTCCACCTCGAATTATGCTGAGACCGCGGACCGCGGTGCGGGTGCGTTCGTCGTCGTCGACGAGGGAGCGCCGATCTGGAGCGCGTCGCACGACGTCGGCCCCGGACGCGGGGCAATCGCTGCCGACGGGGGGACGTGGAGTACCATCGTCACGGATCTCGCCACCGAGTCTGCCCGCCTGACGGTCTACCGGACCCCCGACGCGGTGGCCGAGCCCGAGTCCGCACCGCCTCGGGATGCACCGCCCACCGGCGAGGACTCGGCTGCGGAGGACGACGAGTCATCAGATGATACCGATGATTCGGCCGGCGATGACGACGATGACGAAGACGATGAGAGTCCTAGTGATCCGGTCTCCCTCGCACTCGCTGACTACCACATCCTCGGCGAGCAAGCCAGCGCGGAGTATCTCACGCTCCGGAACACCGGCGACGGACCGCTCGAGCTGTCCGGTTGGACCATCCGAGACCGAAGAGACGGTGGCCGAGTGGGCAATAGCGCCAGTCCGTTCGAGTTCCCGCGCGGATTCACGCTGGAACCAGGAGCGACGGTGACCATCTCCACCGGCACGGGTGAGCCGACGGCCGACACGCTCTACTGGGGGTACAGCGGCGACTTCCAGATCTGGCACGAGGAGGGCGACGTCGTGATCGTGCGCGATACCAGCGGCACCGTCGTTCTCGAACAGGAGATCGCCGCAGACCAACCGCCGGACCCGCCCGGTGATGATCCACCCGATGAGGAGCCCGACCAGCCGACCGACCCACCCAGTGGTGATGAGCCCGACGACCCAACCGAGTCACCCACCGGTGAGCCGGCCGACGGCCCGGCCAACCCACCCGTCGATGACACCGCGGACCCCCCAACCACTAGTGGTGGAGCTGATGGCGCTGAACCGAATCGCACCGACGGGGCGTGA
- a CDS encoding RNA-guided endonuclease TnpB family protein — MEVRRTAPVKLIVPDERHTDLHESARQFLHCANRAAEFCWSNASPTECITANTTARDALYDELREETDLTANLVQEAIRRAVQAVKGCVERWKDGKRVSQPEFTSWSILYDKRSATFYRDRVSLSTVNGRVECDFELPSDSPTPYERYVLSEEFEFRASTLQYDKATDEFYFHITTRKHDSDDDESEVSEDTELQTVLGIDLGVNSLAVASTGRFWKGDDYDHWCREFEKRRGDLQQRGTQAAHNALVRLGKREDAWRKQYIHTVANEIVTEAVENGCDVIVFENLTDIRERLPQAKWHHLWAFRRLFEYVEYKAAERGVAAKQVAPNHTSQRCSRTDCGFTHEANRDDEHFKCQKCGYEVNADYNAAKNIGLRYARKRKHRLRSSPTSGSGDAPVDVRVNGGMLNGESHRPIAGD, encoded by the coding sequence ATGGAGGTTCGTCGAACCGCCCCGGTCAAACTCATTGTTCCCGATGAGCGCCACACCGACCTCCACGAATCCGCCCGTCAGTTCCTCCACTGTGCGAACCGCGCCGCCGAGTTTTGTTGGTCCAACGCCTCTCCCACAGAGTGCATCACGGCCAACACGACCGCACGGGACGCGCTATACGACGAACTCCGCGAGGAAACCGATCTCACCGCGAACCTCGTTCAAGAAGCCATTCGACGCGCTGTCCAAGCCGTCAAGGGATGCGTCGAACGGTGGAAGGACGGGAAACGAGTGAGCCAGCCGGAGTTCACGTCATGGAGTATCCTCTATGACAAGCGAAGCGCGACCTTTTATCGCGACCGCGTGTCCCTCTCAACCGTCAACGGGCGCGTCGAGTGTGACTTTGAACTTCCCTCGGACAGCCCCACACCATACGAACGGTACGTGCTGTCCGAGGAGTTCGAATTCCGGGCGAGCACACTGCAATACGATAAGGCGACTGACGAGTTCTACTTCCACATCACGACTCGGAAGCACGATTCGGACGATGACGAGTCCGAGGTTTCGGAAGATACTGAGCTCCAAACAGTCCTTGGTATCGACCTCGGCGTCAACAGCCTTGCAGTCGCTTCGACCGGGCGCTTCTGGAAGGGAGACGACTACGACCATTGGTGCCGTGAGTTCGAGAAGCGACGCGGTGATCTGCAACAGCGTGGGACGCAAGCTGCGCACAACGCGCTTGTTCGCCTCGGCAAGCGCGAAGACGCGTGGCGAAAGCAGTACATCCACACGGTCGCCAACGAAATCGTCACCGAAGCCGTCGAGAACGGATGCGACGTGATCGTGTTCGAGAACTTAACGGACATCCGCGAGCGGCTTCCACAGGCGAAGTGGCACCACTTATGGGCGTTTCGTCGCCTGTTCGAGTATGTCGAGTACAAGGCCGCCGAACGCGGTGTCGCGGCGAAGCAGGTTGCGCCGAACCACACGTCCCAACGCTGTTCTCGGACAGACTGTGGGTTCACGCACGAAGCGAACCGTGACGACGAACACTTCAAGTGCCAGAAGTGCGGCTACGAGGTGAACGCAGACTACAATGCGGCGAAGAATATCGGGCTCCGGTACGCCCGGAAGCGGAAACACAGACTCCGTTCCTCGCCCACGTCGGGGAGCGGAGACGCACCAGTAGACGTGCGTGTGAATGGTGGGATGTTGAACGGCGAGAGTCACCGGCCTATTGCCGGAGACTGA
- a CDS encoding ATP-binding protein: MTFYDRSDELESLQTAFRASGHAFYVVYGRRRVGKTALLKEFCADRPHLYYLAAQEAEYRQREKFVEQIAESFDDRVPRIDGWDDAFDYLGDKLSVEDRIVVIDEFPYLVEENDSLPSYIQGFVDEQLTDTDSMLVLCGSSVSTMESEVLGHESPLYGRRTGQIDLQPFSFQEARAVISYNIADTIRSYSVTGGTPMYLTLFDYGQSLAENIQTHILSPTAVLYNEPEFLLRTELRNPARYLSILEAVALGHTTPNEISGATGIDSGPLSKYLQTLRQLRLLGRSVPVTASKQKSKRSRYRVADEFLRFWFRYVEPNRSSIEEAPSVVFDGTIEPDLPMHVAATFEDICEEAIWELIRRGDLASYSDVGRWWYGEEEIDIVGLAPADDRILLAECKWTSDPVGHGLVADLRAKADSVRWGPNDRSEQFALFSKSGFVDGLADDLDGNWSLFDLDNLNQLTSSPP; the protein is encoded by the coding sequence ATGACCTTCTATGACCGGAGCGACGAGTTGGAGTCATTACAGACCGCCTTTAGGGCGTCTGGTCACGCGTTCTACGTCGTCTATGGACGCCGACGCGTCGGAAAGACAGCGCTTCTCAAGGAATTCTGCGCTGACCGCCCGCATCTCTACTATCTCGCCGCTCAAGAAGCGGAGTATCGCCAGCGTGAGAAATTCGTCGAGCAAATAGCTGAGTCGTTCGACGACCGTGTTCCACGAATCGATGGGTGGGACGATGCGTTCGACTATCTCGGTGACAAACTCTCCGTCGAAGACCGAATCGTCGTCATTGACGAATTCCCGTATTTAGTCGAGGAGAACGACTCACTCCCATCCTACATCCAGGGGTTCGTCGACGAACAACTCACAGACACTGACTCGATGCTCGTCCTCTGCGGATCGAGTGTGAGTACGATGGAGTCCGAGGTCCTCGGCCACGAGAGTCCGCTGTACGGCCGCCGTACCGGGCAGATAGATCTCCAACCGTTTTCGTTTCAAGAGGCTCGAGCCGTTATCTCCTATAATATTGCAGACACGATTCGATCGTATTCAGTCACCGGAGGGACGCCGATGTACCTGACTCTCTTCGACTACGGGCAATCGCTCGCCGAGAACATCCAGACACACATCCTCTCGCCGACAGCAGTACTCTACAACGAACCGGAATTCCTGCTTCGAACCGAACTACGAAATCCCGCTCGGTACCTGAGTATTCTTGAAGCAGTGGCGCTGGGTCACACGACTCCGAACGAGATTTCGGGAGCAACTGGAATCGATTCGGGGCCACTGTCGAAGTATCTCCAAACGCTTCGCCAACTCCGACTCCTCGGCCGTAGTGTCCCAGTCACAGCGTCCAAGCAGAAGTCCAAACGCTCCCGATATCGCGTTGCTGATGAGTTTCTCCGATTCTGGTTCCGCTACGTCGAGCCGAATCGCTCCAGCATTGAAGAAGCACCGTCAGTCGTTTTCGACGGTACCATCGAGCCAGATTTACCGATGCACGTCGCAGCGACGTTCGAAGACATCTGTGAAGAAGCCATCTGGGAGTTGATCAGACGAGGTGACCTTGCGTCGTACTCCGACGTCGGACGCTGGTGGTACGGTGAAGAGGAGATCGACATCGTCGGTCTCGCCCCCGCTGATGACCGTATCCTCCTCGCCGAATGCAAATGGACCAGTGACCCGGTCGGCCATGGACTCGTTGCAGACCTTCGAGCAAAGGCAGACAGCGTCCGATGGGGCCCAAACGATCGCTCCGAGCAGTTCGCCCTCTTTTCGAAAAGTGGATTCGTCGATGGTCTCGCTGACGACCTCGACGGCAATTGGTCACTGTTTGACCTCGACAATCTCAATCAGTTGACCTCCTCTCCGCCCTGA